The following proteins are encoded in a genomic region of Anguilla anguilla isolate fAngAng1 chromosome 15, fAngAng1.pri, whole genome shotgun sequence:
- the LOC118214087 gene encoding protein SON isoform X7: MATNIELIFRDFVMNKIKEIEDEGQHSGVTSAGHPNGGVPHSLEAQGPGEVTGGMENQAETRIDPAPSENSPPGEPVRVCETTDSVKGLASKEESETTRKKNKKHKRHKSKKKKKKRKEEKGSSSESGLESDGEARNQPSVKTEVDVSMEGRDVDHAGAVEKASRSLLIGDNGEGRTKKEKRRTPKKKKKKSRKRDEKMAGKSPPCSPSGSTSVSGTESEMDCSVKSRLLPTMSPVVTSDTLKECSSSVACPNTQGVIASSADTVSGEDSSERKDFSTMEGIAAEHEGNQECKPQELPDIIPKLESTHREDATKGDLDTSGEINRQQDRRVEENCGHRSRSRSKSRSPSKSKGATSCKVQVKKSHSQSCSPKRLPDKPGSRKAHTASKRRSRSASKRKSSPKRKRSRSDSRRRKSRSRSVRRSRRKSRSLSAKRRPRSKSRSKSLSRRNHSRSRSWRSRSHRRNRRSLSRSTRRTRQSRSQSQSRRRRSRSRSVRRTRRARSRSIVILRRRSRSQRNRRSTSVRRRRSRTRSPKRRQSKSQSPRQSRRSKSRSKSRSLQQRKHSKSRSPGRCHRSKSKSPKCGRTKSKTPKRENSKSRSPARKESKSRSISRDGQSSERCTSPNRVEVCSKPVDLTSPEMEEKRVVSEKTDEEEVTSKEICSQSVNMEGHSLKAEAPFDFSSHETGEFSALEQSADHSEKHVLPMGSWKPVPPLVDSKMKPSIQEVVTSATIKGQGDVMTNLHENKSPPNGEDEKSFSAKMPLINPEVSEPIAFYTASHDTQPKQSSEVVSEDGNKDTECRPRSVSPQNDRLCEPIPSLDRSAPEESDDNAFMEKKTEVDMVTPHDCGSSRSRSPVKNDGECSKSYSPLTEEKPPATKNCKSPLQSKKHKSSKQRQPSKSPTQKKHSKSRSPSRNKRSNSRSPSSQKRSRSTSTSQKKQSKTKSTTRKKSKSKSPTRKRKSKSPSRSRKKKSKSKSPSRKRRSRSKSAGRKRRLRSRSRIRAKHSQSRSPKRKRSRSKSPTRKKRSKSRSPARRRRSKSADKSKRSKSRSPARRRRSRSRARRSRSRRSQSSSRRRRSGFPLDRRDRWKRTPSHSPVLILRKRRSTSRPRRSSSKTPPRLTELDKDQLLEIAKANAAAMCAKAGMPIPESLRPKSVLQLPLQSTVSTSLALSLLGQQMNLPMGMANMPNMAMNAAVATMNAALSTMSALTAMPALPSITNKPPPSVAPNTANIEEVKRKVTQKANSISIKELTEKCKKIAESKEEMAIAKPHVSDDEDDEKPFAGLGLKENKGITFSLSNSSAKPVAKTEAAFAKEFPVSSGSQHRKKEGEGAYGEWVPVDKKNEKTAAATAAAAEEESKDSDSVFPDAPLQPVDITLAVSERAAAQKRLAENPFDVNAICMLSRAQEQVDAWAQSNTIPGLFTGSTGAQVLSSEELSTSGPQAWIKKGQSL, encoded by the exons ATGGCGACGAACATTGAACTCATTTTTCGCGATTTcgttatgaataaaataaaagaaattgaaGACGAAGGTCAGCACTCTGG CGTGACAAGCGCAGGCCATCCAAACGGAGGAGTACCTCATTCTCTGGAGGCCCAGGGGCCTGGAGAGGTCACCGGTGGAATGGAGAATCAGGCGGAGACTCGTATTGACCCCGCCCCATCTGAAAATTCACCGCCAG GAGAACCAGTCAGAGTCTGTGAGACTACAGATTCTGTCAAAGGCCTGGCCAGCAAGGAGGAAAGCGAGACAACGCGCAAGAAAAATAAGAAGCACAAACGGcataaaagcaaaaagaaaaagaagaaacgcaaggaagagaaagggagcaGCTCGGAATCAGGGCTGGAGTCAGACGGAGAAGCACGAAACCAACCAAG TGTGAAGACTGAAGTTGATGTCAGTATGGAGGGAAGAGATGTTGACCATGCAGGGGCTGTGGAGAAAGCTTCAAGATCCCTGTTGATAG GGGATAATGGTGAGGgaaggacaaaaaaagagaagcggCGTACgcccaagaagaagaagaagaagagcaggaagagagaTGAGAAGATGGCTGGAAAATCGCCCCCCTGTTCTCCATCTGGCAGCACCTCAGTTTCCGGGACAGAGTCAGAGATGGACTGCTCCGTCAAGTCAAGACTGCTCCCCACAATGTCACCCGTGGTCACTTCAGACACGCTGAAAGAGTGCTCATCATCTGTTGCCTGCCCAAATACACAAGGGGTGATTGCATCATCAGCAGACACGGTGTCTGGGGAAGACTCGTCTGAGAGGAAAGACTTTTCAACTATGGAAGGCATAGCTGCAGAGCATGAGGGCAATCAGGAGTGCAAACCGCAGGAGTTACCTGACATAATCCCCAAGCTTGAGAGCACACACAGGGAAGACGCAACAAAGGGAGACTTGGACACATCAGGAGAAATAAACAGGCAGCAGGACAGAAGAGTGGAAGAGAATTGTGGACACAGGTCCAGGTCACGATCAAAGTCACGATCACCCTCAAAATCAAAGGGAGCAACATCATGCAAAGTCCAGGTGAAGAAGAGCCATAGTCAGTCCTGCAGTCCAAAGCGACTTCCTGATAAACCTGGTTCTCGAAAAGCCCATACAGCATCCAAAAGGAGATCAAGGTCAGCCTCGAAAAGGAAAAGCAGCCCAAAGAGAAAGCGTTCCAGGTCTGACTCGCGGAGGCGGAAGTCCAGATCTCGGTCTGTTAGGAGGTCGAGGCGCAAGTCCAGGTCTCTTTCAGCTAAGAGGAGACCGCGCTCAAAGTCCAGGTCAAAATCCCTCTCGAGACGCAATCATTCAAGGTCCAGATCATGGAGGTCTAGGTCTCACCGCCGCAATCGGCGTTCTTTGTCTCGGTCCACTAGGAGAACCAGGCAGTCGAGATCCCAGTCCCAGTCACGCCGCAGGAGGTCACGGTCCAGGTCAGTTAGACGAACCAGGCGGGCTCGATCAAGGTCGATTGTGATCTTGAGGAGGAGGTCAAGGTCTCAGAGAAACAGACGATCAACTTCAGTACGAAGGCGTAGATCCAGAACAAGGTCCCCGAAAAGAAGGCAGTCTAAATCACAGTCCCCACGACAATCCAGGCGTTCGAAGTCTAGGTCAAAATCAAGATCCCTTCAGCAGAGAAAGCATTCCAAGTCCAGATCCCCAGGAAGATGTCATCGTTCAAAGTCAAAATCTCCCAAATGTGGCAGGACAAAGTCTAAAACTCCTAAGAGAGAGAATTCCAAATCAAGGTCTCCAGCAAGAAAAGAATCAAAATCGAGATCCATCTCAAGAGATGGACAATCGTCTGAAAGGTGTACCTCCCCAAACAGAGTAGAAGTCTGCTCCAAACCTGTGGACCTGACCTCACCTGAAATGGAGGAGAAGAGAGTTGTCTCAGAGAAGACCGATGAGGAGGAAGTAACTTCTAAAGAAATCTGTTCACAGTCTGTTAATATGGAAGGACACTCATTGAAGGCAGAAGCCCCCTTTGACTTCAGCAGTCATGAAACGGGAGAGTTCTCAGCTCTGGAACAAAGTGCCGACCATTCAGAGAAGCATGTGCTTCCCATGGGGTCCTGGAAACCAGTGCCACCCTTAGTAGATAGCAAGATGAAACCTTCTATACAGGAAGTTGTCACCAGTGCCACTATTAAAGGACAGGGCGATGTCATGACAAATctacatgaaaataaatctcCACCAAATGGTGAAGATGAAAAGTCCTTTTCTGCTAAGATGCCTTTGATCAACCCAGAAGTTTCAGAGCCCATCGCCTTCTACACTGCCTCTCATGACACTCAGCCAAAACAAAGCTCTGAGGTTGTGTCTGAAGATGGAAACAAAGACACTGAGTGCAGACCCAGGTCTGTTTCGCCACAGAATGACAGGTTGTGTGAACCCATCCCATCCTTAGACAGATCAGCACCTGAAGAATCAGACGACAATGCCTTTATGGAGAAGAAGACTGAAGTGGATATGGTAACTCCACATGACTGTGGAAGCTCAAGGTCAAGATCTCCTGTCAAGAATGATGGTGAATGTTCAAAATCATACTCGCCACTAACAGAGGAAAAACCACCTGCTACAAAGAACTGCAAGTCCCCTTTGCAGagcaaaaaacacaaatcatcaAAACAAAGACAGCCTTCAAAGTCtcctacacaaaaaaaacattcaaagtcTAGAAGTCCCTCAAGGAATAAGAGATCCAATTCCAGGTCGCCTTCGAGCCAGAAGCGTTCAAGGTCCACCTCaacttcacaaaaaaagcaatCCAAAACAAAATCTACGACACGAAAGAAATCTAAATCAAAGTCACCAACAAGGAAGAGAAAATCCAAGTCTCCATCCCGTAGCCGCAAGAAAAAGTCCAAATCGAAGTCTCCCTCAAGGAAAAGACGATCAAGGTCAAAGTCTGCAGGTAGAAAGCGGAGATTGCGTTCAAGATCTAGGATTAGAGCCAAGCATTCACAGTCTAGGTCCCCTAAAAGAAAACGGTCCAGGTCTAAGTCGCCGACCAGAAAGAAACGATCAAAGTCCCGGTCTCCAGCTCGCAGGAGAAGATCTAAATCCGCGGACAAAAGCAAACGCTCAAAGTCTCGTTCCCCCGCGAGGAGGAGAAGGTCACGATCAAGGGCCCGACGTTCACGGTCAAGGAGGTCACAGTCTAGCTCTCGCCGGAGAAGAAGTGGTTTTCCGCTAGACCGCCGAGACAGATGGAAACGCACCCCAAGCCACTCCCCTGTCCTTATCCTGCGCAAGAGGAGGTCCACTTCACGCCCACGGCGCAGCTCCAGCAAGACCCCTCCACGCCTCACTGAGCTGG ACAAAGACCAACTGCTTGAAATCGCCAAAGCAAATGCAGCTGCTATGTGCGCCAAGGCTGGGATGCCTATCCCAGAGAGCCTTAGGCCCAAATCTGTGCTCCAGCTGCCCCTCCAGTCCACCGTCTCCACATCCTTAGCCTTGTCCCTGCTAGGACAACAAATGAATCTGCCCATGGGCATGGCCAACATGCCCAACATGGCAATGAATGCCGCTGTGGCCACTATGAATGCTGCCCTGTCCACTATGAGTGCCCTTACGGCCATGCCTGCTCTGCCCAGCATCACAAACAAGCCCCCGCCCTCGGTCGCACCCAACACTGCCAACATTGAGGAGGTCAAGAGGAAGGTGACGCAAAAGGCAAACAGCATAAGCATCAAAGAGCTCACAGAG AAGTGCAAAAAGATTGCTGAGAGCAAGGAGGAGATGGCCATCGCCAAGCCGCACGTCTCTGATGACGAGGATGACGAGAAGCCATTTGCAGGACTGGGGCTCAAGGAAAACAAGGGAATCACCTTCAGTCTCAGT AACTCCTCTGCCAAACCGGTAGCAAAAACAGAAGCAGCGTTTGCTAAGGAGTTCCCAGTGTCCTCAGGGTCCCAGCACCGGAAGAAGGAGGGCGAGGGAGCCTATGGGGAGTGGGTCCCTGTAGACAAGAAGAATGAGAAAACCGCAGCAGCAACAGCTGCAGCGGCGGAAGAAGAGAGCAAGGACAGCGACAGCGTCTTTCCTGACGCACCTCTTCAG CCTGTGGACATCACGCTGGCCGTGAGCGAGAGGGCGGCGGCTCAGAAACGGCTGGCCGAGAACCCCTTCGACGTCAACGCCATTTGCATGCTGAGTCGGGCACAGGAGCAG GTGGACGCGTGGGCCCAGTCCAACACCATCCCAGGGCTGTTCACCGGCTCCACGGGCGCCCAGGTGCTGTCCTCTGAGGAGCTGTCCACCAGCGGCCCTCAGGCCTGGATCAAGAAG GGTCAGTCCTTGTAG
- the LOC118214087 gene encoding protein SON isoform X2 codes for MATNIELIFRDFVMNKIKEIEDEGQHSGVTSAGHPNGGVPHSLEAQGPGEVTGGMENQAETRIDPAPSENSPPEPVRVCETTDSVKGLASKEESETTRKKNKKHKRHKSKKKKKKRKEEKGSSSESGLESDGEARNQPSVKTEVDVSMEGRDVDHAGAVEKASRSLLIGDNGEGRTKKEKRRTPKKKKKKSRKRDEKMAGKSPPCSPSGSTSVSGTESEMDCSVKSRLLPTMSPVVTSDTLKECSSSVACPNTQGVIASSADTVSGEDSSERKDFSTMEGIAAEHEGNQECKPQELPDIIPKLESTHREDATKGDLDTSGEINRQQDRRVEENCGHRSRSRSKSRSPSKSKGATSCKVQVKKSHSQSCSPKRLPDKPGSRKAHTASKRRSRSASKRKSSPKRKRSRSDSRRRKSRSRSVRRSRRKSRSLSAKRRPRSKSRSKSLSRRNHSRSRSWRSRSHRRNRRSLSRSTRRTRQSRSQSQSRRRRSRSRSVRRTRRARSRSIVILRRRSRSQRNRRSTSVRRRRSRTRSPKRRQSKSQSPRQSRRSKSRSKSRSLQQRKHSKSRSPGRCHRSKSKSPKCGRTKSKTPKRENSKSRSPARKESKSRSISRDGQSSERCTSPNRVEVCSKPVDLTSPEMEEKRVVSEKTDEEEVTSKEICSQSVNMEGHSLKAEAPFDFSSHETGEFSALEQSADHSEKHVLPMGSWKPVPPLVDSKMKPSIQEVVTSATIKGQGDVMTNLHENKSPPNGEDEKSFSAKMPLINPEVSEPIAFYTASHDTQPKQSSEVVSEDGNKDTECRPRSVSPQNDRLCEPIPSLDRSAPEESDDNAFMEKKTEVDMVTPHDCGSSRSRSPVKNDGECSKSYSPLTEEKPPATKNCKSPLQSKKHKSSKQRQPSKSPTQKKHSKSRSPSRNKRSNSRSPSSQKRSRSTSTSQKKQSKTKSTTRKKSKSKSPTRKRKSKSPSRSRKKKSKSKSPSRKRRSRSKSAGRKRRLRSRSRIRAKHSQSRSPKRKRSRSKSPTRKKRSKSRSPARRRRSKSADKSKRSKSRSPARRRRSRSRARRSRSRRSQSSSRRRRSGFPLDRRDRWKRTPSHSPVLILRKRRSTSRPRRSSSKTPPRLTELDKDQLLEIAKANAAAMCAKAGMPIPESLRPKSVLQLPLQSTVSTSLALSLLGQQMNLPMGMANMPNMAMNAAVATMNAALSTMSALTAMPALPSITNKPPPSVAPNTANIEEVKRKVTQKANSISIKELTEKCKKIAESKEEMAIAKPHVSDDEDDEKPFAGLGLKENKGITFSLSNSSAKPVAKTEAAFAKEFPVSSGSQHRKKEGEGAYGEWVPVDKKNEKTAAATAAAAEEESKDSDSVFPDAPLQPVDITLAVSERAAAQKRLAENPFDVNAICMLSRAQEQVDAWAQSNTIPGLFTGSTGAQVLSSEELSTSGPQAWIKKDQFLRAAPVSGGVGEFLMRKMGWRVGEGLGKYREGTVEPIVIDFKTDRKGLVAEGEKTQKSGSLVVMKDLLGKHPVSALMEMCNKKKWAPPEFVMVHDSGPDHRKNFLFKVMINGSEYQPQTASPNKKHAKAMAATVALQAMGEVSGDNVYSGPVFTAATTTG; via the exons ATGGCGACGAACATTGAACTCATTTTTCGCGATTTcgttatgaataaaataaaagaaattgaaGACGAAGGTCAGCACTCTGG CGTGACAAGCGCAGGCCATCCAAACGGAGGAGTACCTCATTCTCTGGAGGCCCAGGGGCCTGGAGAGGTCACCGGTGGAATGGAGAATCAGGCGGAGACTCGTATTGACCCCGCCCCATCTGAAAATTCACCGCCAG AACCAGTCAGAGTCTGTGAGACTACAGATTCTGTCAAAGGCCTGGCCAGCAAGGAGGAAAGCGAGACAACGCGCAAGAAAAATAAGAAGCACAAACGGcataaaagcaaaaagaaaaagaagaaacgcaaggaagagaaagggagcaGCTCGGAATCAGGGCTGGAGTCAGACGGAGAAGCACGAAACCAACCAAG TGTGAAGACTGAAGTTGATGTCAGTATGGAGGGAAGAGATGTTGACCATGCAGGGGCTGTGGAGAAAGCTTCAAGATCCCTGTTGATAG GGGATAATGGTGAGGgaaggacaaaaaaagagaagcggCGTACgcccaagaagaagaagaagaagagcaggaagagagaTGAGAAGATGGCTGGAAAATCGCCCCCCTGTTCTCCATCTGGCAGCACCTCAGTTTCCGGGACAGAGTCAGAGATGGACTGCTCCGTCAAGTCAAGACTGCTCCCCACAATGTCACCCGTGGTCACTTCAGACACGCTGAAAGAGTGCTCATCATCTGTTGCCTGCCCAAATACACAAGGGGTGATTGCATCATCAGCAGACACGGTGTCTGGGGAAGACTCGTCTGAGAGGAAAGACTTTTCAACTATGGAAGGCATAGCTGCAGAGCATGAGGGCAATCAGGAGTGCAAACCGCAGGAGTTACCTGACATAATCCCCAAGCTTGAGAGCACACACAGGGAAGACGCAACAAAGGGAGACTTGGACACATCAGGAGAAATAAACAGGCAGCAGGACAGAAGAGTGGAAGAGAATTGTGGACACAGGTCCAGGTCACGATCAAAGTCACGATCACCCTCAAAATCAAAGGGAGCAACATCATGCAAAGTCCAGGTGAAGAAGAGCCATAGTCAGTCCTGCAGTCCAAAGCGACTTCCTGATAAACCTGGTTCTCGAAAAGCCCATACAGCATCCAAAAGGAGATCAAGGTCAGCCTCGAAAAGGAAAAGCAGCCCAAAGAGAAAGCGTTCCAGGTCTGACTCGCGGAGGCGGAAGTCCAGATCTCGGTCTGTTAGGAGGTCGAGGCGCAAGTCCAGGTCTCTTTCAGCTAAGAGGAGACCGCGCTCAAAGTCCAGGTCAAAATCCCTCTCGAGACGCAATCATTCAAGGTCCAGATCATGGAGGTCTAGGTCTCACCGCCGCAATCGGCGTTCTTTGTCTCGGTCCACTAGGAGAACCAGGCAGTCGAGATCCCAGTCCCAGTCACGCCGCAGGAGGTCACGGTCCAGGTCAGTTAGACGAACCAGGCGGGCTCGATCAAGGTCGATTGTGATCTTGAGGAGGAGGTCAAGGTCTCAGAGAAACAGACGATCAACTTCAGTACGAAGGCGTAGATCCAGAACAAGGTCCCCGAAAAGAAGGCAGTCTAAATCACAGTCCCCACGACAATCCAGGCGTTCGAAGTCTAGGTCAAAATCAAGATCCCTTCAGCAGAGAAAGCATTCCAAGTCCAGATCCCCAGGAAGATGTCATCGTTCAAAGTCAAAATCTCCCAAATGTGGCAGGACAAAGTCTAAAACTCCTAAGAGAGAGAATTCCAAATCAAGGTCTCCAGCAAGAAAAGAATCAAAATCGAGATCCATCTCAAGAGATGGACAATCGTCTGAAAGGTGTACCTCCCCAAACAGAGTAGAAGTCTGCTCCAAACCTGTGGACCTGACCTCACCTGAAATGGAGGAGAAGAGAGTTGTCTCAGAGAAGACCGATGAGGAGGAAGTAACTTCTAAAGAAATCTGTTCACAGTCTGTTAATATGGAAGGACACTCATTGAAGGCAGAAGCCCCCTTTGACTTCAGCAGTCATGAAACGGGAGAGTTCTCAGCTCTGGAACAAAGTGCCGACCATTCAGAGAAGCATGTGCTTCCCATGGGGTCCTGGAAACCAGTGCCACCCTTAGTAGATAGCAAGATGAAACCTTCTATACAGGAAGTTGTCACCAGTGCCACTATTAAAGGACAGGGCGATGTCATGACAAATctacatgaaaataaatctcCACCAAATGGTGAAGATGAAAAGTCCTTTTCTGCTAAGATGCCTTTGATCAACCCAGAAGTTTCAGAGCCCATCGCCTTCTACACTGCCTCTCATGACACTCAGCCAAAACAAAGCTCTGAGGTTGTGTCTGAAGATGGAAACAAAGACACTGAGTGCAGACCCAGGTCTGTTTCGCCACAGAATGACAGGTTGTGTGAACCCATCCCATCCTTAGACAGATCAGCACCTGAAGAATCAGACGACAATGCCTTTATGGAGAAGAAGACTGAAGTGGATATGGTAACTCCACATGACTGTGGAAGCTCAAGGTCAAGATCTCCTGTCAAGAATGATGGTGAATGTTCAAAATCATACTCGCCACTAACAGAGGAAAAACCACCTGCTACAAAGAACTGCAAGTCCCCTTTGCAGagcaaaaaacacaaatcatcaAAACAAAGACAGCCTTCAAAGTCtcctacacaaaaaaaacattcaaagtcTAGAAGTCCCTCAAGGAATAAGAGATCCAATTCCAGGTCGCCTTCGAGCCAGAAGCGTTCAAGGTCCACCTCaacttcacaaaaaaagcaatCCAAAACAAAATCTACGACACGAAAGAAATCTAAATCAAAGTCACCAACAAGGAAGAGAAAATCCAAGTCTCCATCCCGTAGCCGCAAGAAAAAGTCCAAATCGAAGTCTCCCTCAAGGAAAAGACGATCAAGGTCAAAGTCTGCAGGTAGAAAGCGGAGATTGCGTTCAAGATCTAGGATTAGAGCCAAGCATTCACAGTCTAGGTCCCCTAAAAGAAAACGGTCCAGGTCTAAGTCGCCGACCAGAAAGAAACGATCAAAGTCCCGGTCTCCAGCTCGCAGGAGAAGATCTAAATCCGCGGACAAAAGCAAACGCTCAAAGTCTCGTTCCCCCGCGAGGAGGAGAAGGTCACGATCAAGGGCCCGACGTTCACGGTCAAGGAGGTCACAGTCTAGCTCTCGCCGGAGAAGAAGTGGTTTTCCGCTAGACCGCCGAGACAGATGGAAACGCACCCCAAGCCACTCCCCTGTCCTTATCCTGCGCAAGAGGAGGTCCACTTCACGCCCACGGCGCAGCTCCAGCAAGACCCCTCCACGCCTCACTGAGCTGG ACAAAGACCAACTGCTTGAAATCGCCAAAGCAAATGCAGCTGCTATGTGCGCCAAGGCTGGGATGCCTATCCCAGAGAGCCTTAGGCCCAAATCTGTGCTCCAGCTGCCCCTCCAGTCCACCGTCTCCACATCCTTAGCCTTGTCCCTGCTAGGACAACAAATGAATCTGCCCATGGGCATGGCCAACATGCCCAACATGGCAATGAATGCCGCTGTGGCCACTATGAATGCTGCCCTGTCCACTATGAGTGCCCTTACGGCCATGCCTGCTCTGCCCAGCATCACAAACAAGCCCCCGCCCTCGGTCGCACCCAACACTGCCAACATTGAGGAGGTCAAGAGGAAGGTGACGCAAAAGGCAAACAGCATAAGCATCAAAGAGCTCACAGAG AAGTGCAAAAAGATTGCTGAGAGCAAGGAGGAGATGGCCATCGCCAAGCCGCACGTCTCTGATGACGAGGATGACGAGAAGCCATTTGCAGGACTGGGGCTCAAGGAAAACAAGGGAATCACCTTCAGTCTCAGT AACTCCTCTGCCAAACCGGTAGCAAAAACAGAAGCAGCGTTTGCTAAGGAGTTCCCAGTGTCCTCAGGGTCCCAGCACCGGAAGAAGGAGGGCGAGGGAGCCTATGGGGAGTGGGTCCCTGTAGACAAGAAGAATGAGAAAACCGCAGCAGCAACAGCTGCAGCGGCGGAAGAAGAGAGCAAGGACAGCGACAGCGTCTTTCCTGACGCACCTCTTCAG CCTGTGGACATCACGCTGGCCGTGAGCGAGAGGGCGGCGGCTCAGAAACGGCTGGCCGAGAACCCCTTCGACGTCAACGCCATTTGCATGCTGAGTCGGGCACAGGAGCAG GTGGACGCGTGGGCCCAGTCCAACACCATCCCAGGGCTGTTCACCGGCTCCACGGGCGCCCAGGTGCTGTCCTCTGAGGAGCTGTCCACCAGCGGCCCTCAGGCCTGGATCAAGAAG gaccAGTTCTTGCGTGCCGCGCCTGTTTCCGGAGGCGTGGGCGAGTTCCTGATGAGGAAGATGGGCTGGCGTGTGGGAGAGGGACTCGGGAAGTACCGAGAGGGAACCGTGGAGCCCATCGTCATCGACTTCAAGACCGACCGCAAAG GTCTGGTCGCAGAGGGGGAGAAGACGCAGAAGTCTGGCAGCCTGGTGGTGATGAAGGACCTGCTTG ggaAGCATCCCGTCTCGGCACTGATGGAGATGTGCAACAAGAAAAAGTGGGCTCCGCCGGAGTTTGTTATGGTGCATGACAGCGGACCTGACCACCGCAAGAACTTCCTGTTCAAG GTGATGATAAATGGCAGCGAATACCAGCCCCAGACTGCCAGTCCCAATAAGAAACACGCCAAGGCCATGGCAGCAACGGTGGCCCTGCAAGCCATGGGGGAGGTTTCCGGGGACAACGTCTACAGCGGGCCCGTCTTCACAGCGGCCACCACCACCGGCTAG